From the Helianthus annuus cultivar XRQ/B chromosome 17, HanXRQr2.0-SUNRISE, whole genome shotgun sequence genome, the window TGTTGCCTAAGCCCATCTATATTTTTAAGCCCATCTCGAAGTCATGCATCAGTCCAACTTGCAACACTCCTTTGATCAGCTACAATTCAACAAGTCCAGCAATAACTTGTGACAAGCAGTCCACATGTTCAACCACCTCATATACGCAAACCAAAAACAAATATAAgaagaataaaataaaaataacaaatataAAACTGaatattatgatatatttttAACAATCGGACACCGCCACCTATGCACCACTCTCCTCCCTCCTTTTCACATATCTCATTaactgaagaggtatggtcctaAATCTTACGCAAGACATTACAAGACATGCAACATCGAGGTTTGATatgttaaaagattcctttttaAGCTGAAATGGTTAAACCGATTAAACCACAAAGACCAAaacagtaatttactcttttctAAAAGACCTCACATCTAAatccgaatttttttttttttctaaaagacCTCACATCTAAATCCAATTTTTTTTCCCTAAAAGACTTCACATCTAAATGCAAATAAATTATAGACCAATAACAAGTTGAGCACCTTTGCATTAAATCacaattaaaatattaaaattcaACTGATAACTAAATTTAAGAGTAAAATGTGTGAAAAATTCTTAAGtcatataaaaactaaaaaaaagtaATAGTAACGAAAACCGAATTTAGAATATCTCGTATCAAAATATTAAATTTCAACTAAAAATGTGAAATCTTAAAAAAGGTAATTATGTTAAGTTTGATGCAATTACTAAAGAAAATCATTTTTAAAATATCTCATATTTTAATCCCAATATAACAGGTCAGACACGTATACCTCAAAGTCATTGAAACAGAAAGAAGGGTACAATACTACAATCCCTAGGGTTAGATTCCTAAAAAATGGCTCAGATTGTAACGAGCTAAACTCAAGTCAAAGTTGGCTTGTTATATTTACTTGTGTAAATTAACCCTTACTTACATCACATAACCCCCACCGTATACCCCATAAAACACATTCCCCAACCCCACCTTCACCCATATTCATCCAACATCACCCTGTCACCATCGTGCTCCACGAAATTCACATTCCATATAGGCGCCATAGGCCCTCTTCACCTCTTGATGCGCTTCACTATGCATACACTTATACCGGGCCGGCTCCATAGCCTTGGCAACCTAGACATGGGCCTAGGGCCATCAAAATAAGAGTGTTCAAGTTTTTTGAAAGTTTTTATATAGTATATGTATGTATTAGGCTCAAATAAATACATTTATTTCAAAACTAAACTAGTTTTTCATTGAAGGAGcccaaaataaatattgtttagcaAAAAAGGTCAAGTTTCAAAACCAATTTCGCCTTGATTTCCAACTATTACAACATAACAACCATCGACCTAATCATCAACATTTAGCGGCCTAAAACCCCTAATACAGCCGCAATCATCGTTCCCACTTCCCATCACAATCTGCTTTTAGTTTCTAGGCTATCGACTATCACTAGACGAAAAAGTAAGGGTAATCACCCATGACGTCGGGATTGGAGGAGAGTTTATCGACGAAATTAGGGTCCCCACTTCGTAGTTCGCTTAGGGTCTCAAAAAATGTAGGAACGCTCTGCACTTATAGCTCAAACCGATCTTTTAGAAACCGAGCCGAACTCAAGCTTAAATTTTGAGCTCGGTTTCACATTCAAGCTAAGCCGGCTTAGTTCAAACTTCAAGACTAGCTAGCCGGTTTGGTCTAAACTAGAGCCATGCTCGCGAGCTCACCCTAGCCCCACAATAGCCCTATATATAGTTTACATAACACACATTTCACCGTCAAACGCTCACATTTTGTATTCACATTTTCTCTTTCTCTTACACACACAGCGTGATCGTCGATGGGGAGTTCACCGGAGACTGAGCACCCAGTGAAGGCCTTTGGATACGCCGCTAGGGATTCTTCTGGCGTACTCTCCCCCATCAACTTCTCCCGCAGGTATATATAATCTATATATTTTTTGCTTCGATTGTcatgattttttatttttatttttttcactgATACGAGCGATCGATCCACATTCTGATACATTTTGATATCTTAATCTTAGATCGGTGAAACATTAAACTTGAAATTTGTGGCGAATAGGGTTTTTCATTCGCTTTAAACAACGTTAATTTGTTTTGGATTttggggtgtgtgtgtgtgtgctgtGATCAATGACACAGTTAAGATCTACGTAAACAGTGTATATAATATGTGTTAAAATTGTTTTGTAAGTTATTTTGAGTTTTTGATTGTAGGGAAACAGGAGATGAAGATGtgaggtttaaagtgttgtactGTGGAGTCTGTCACTCAGATCTTCACTCTATCAAGAATGACTGGCTCAATGCCAAGTATCCCATGATCcctgggtaaaaccctaattgaCCCCACGAagtgtttttattattattttatttttaatgtatgTTAACGAACCGAATTAACACGAACGATGCTTGTTTCATTAACTTAAGAACAAACACTAGCACTTAAACGAATGGATTTTCTTGCTTAGGTTTAGcgtgtttgtgttcgtttatgctCATTCGTTAATATTTTGAATAAACCTTAAGGTGTGTGGCTATCTGATGAGTTTTGATCACAAAAGCTGGTGCGAGATACATGATGTACAAAGCGCGGTCATCATGTATTCCAGGCTTTTGTTATTAAAAAATACTAAAAAGTTAACTTTTAAATACTAAAATTTAGGTTATTCTCATCATTTCTAGTAAGATTTGTTCGATCGATGATCTAATTTGTTCAAATACTCAAACCCATTGCTCAATCATTGGTCATATTTGTTCAGTTAGATTCTAAATATTCATACCCTTTGCAATAATGTCTAATTACTGGTTAGCTGCATGAGGCGCTGCATCAGACCGTATCATATGATGCGCGCATCATGGAATCGATTGCATCACCACATCGTGTGATGCATGCGTTACTCGCTCCtgatgcgcgcgttttaaaacaAAGGAACAAAATACACTAACATAAATGAAAACAAGCGAACACCAATCAAAAGTAAACAACCAAATATCCTAATGGCTTGGTTAAAAAAATTGATTGGGTTGATGGGTTATTGGGTTGGGCTAATTAGTATTGCTGAACAAAAACTTTTGTTGAGTTCGAACAAACAAAATTCTTGTCGAAGGATTCACTAAACGTTCAACTCGTTTAAGGTGTGGTTGTAAAGGCGGAATGCTAACTAGTAACTAAGTTGCTTCATCTCAGGCATGAAATTGTGGGTGTGGTGACTGAGGTGGGCAGCAAGGTGAAGAAAGTCAAAGTTGGTGACAAAGTTGGGGTGGGTTGTTTGGTTGGATCATGTCGTTCATGTGATCAATGTGGTGCTGATCAAGAGCAATACTGCTCGAAAAATGTCATGACCTACAATAGCAGTATTGTCATAACCTATGGTGGCTACTCGGACCACATGGTTTGCAATGAACACTTCATCATCTCCTGGCCCAAAGACCTTCCACTCGATAGCGGTGCACCTTTACTATGTGCTGGGATTACTGTTTACAGCCCCATGCGATACTATGGGCTTGATAAGCCCGGAATGCATGTTGGTGTGGTTGGTCTTGGTGGGTTAGGTCATGTTGCTGTTTTGTTTCTTAAAGCTCTTGGTGTTAAGGTTACTGTGATCAGCACCAACCTTAAGAAAAAAGAAGAAGCTATGAGTAAACTTGGTGCTGATTCATTCTTGGTCAGCAGTGATCAACCACAGATGCAGGTAATTATGACTATTGGATACATCGTTATTTACTAGCTTTTTGAAATATGAAATAATACTGTTCCATAGGGGTGTTCGGTTATGTcggttaatttgctcacccctagtgTTACAAATGATTACACGAAAGCATAACATGATAAAAAGACACTACACGATCTCATTTGTGGCAGATTGCACGGTTTTGGCTATAAAAATCAACATTTGCTTGGTTTTGACGAAAACATTGTGGCCAAGCAATCAGTCATGAGTTGAGACGTCGGTCCAAAAAGGCATGGTTTGGGCTATAAAAGCTAAAATACGGTTGCATCTTGTTTAGCCAATGAGATTTTAATACTTAGcactaaaaatgttttttttttgcttcggATGTGACTATTTAACCATCGCGCAGTCACATGTTAAAAGTTGGTTAAAATAACCATTTTTCTAATTTTCATCAGTATTTTTATTTGTAAGCTCAAACCTCCTATGATTTCTCTTGTTAACATGTTGACTTAGTTACATTATAAGCTGTCCCTATGCTTTTGAAAATAGTTATAGACTTTGCCCATAGACTCCTAATCCCTAAAACTTGAATAGCACAATCAAGCCCTCCAATATAAAGTTTGAATGGATCAATCATGTCCTAAATCGTCTAAATTAGTGGTTTTTGTTTATATTTCACACATTCACACCTGCGTTTGGCAGTCATCAGCATTATGATCATATCGTCGCTCTCATTTAATTACATTAAATTCAGTTTGTATATTATTCCTTTGTTTTAACTGTTTGTACAGGCTGCTGTGAGTACTATGGATGGTATTATCGACACCGTTTCGGCTGATCATCCTCTAATACCTTTAATCAGCCTCCTAAAGCCTAATGGCAAATTGGTTTTGGTTGGTGCCCCAACCAAACCACATGAATTGCCTGCTTTCCCTTTGCTATTTGGTATGGCTTTGATATTCCTCAATGCATTGCTTGTTTTGTTATAAATACTAAATAGAACATAAGCAAGCTGACTTTCTGGTCAATCTCTAGTTTTGACTTTTGAAACTAAAGTCAAAGTCTACTTTGTCATGATTGTAG encodes:
- the LOC110923586 gene encoding 8-hydroxygeraniol dehydrogenase codes for the protein MGSSPETEHPVKAFGYAARDSSGVLSPINFSRRETGDEDVRFKVLYCGVCHSDLHSIKNDWLNAKYPMIPGHEIVGVVTEVGSKVKKVKVGDKVGVGCLVGSCRSCDQCGADQEQYCSKNVMTYNSSIVITYGGYSDHMVCNEHFIISWPKDLPLDSGAPLLCAGITVYSPMRYYGLDKPGMHVGVVGLGGLGHVAVLFLKALGVKVTVISTNLKKKEEAMSKLGADSFLVSSDQPQMQAAVSTMDGIIDTVSADHPLIPLISLLKPNGKLVLVGAPTKPHELPAFPLLFGRKLVGGSLIGGMKETQEMIEFAAKHKITAAIELIPMDYINTAMERLQKSDVRYRFVIDIANSLKST